CCAACCCCGAGCTGTAGCCCGAGTTGGCACCATAATCGCTCGGGGCAAGCATGACCGTGGCACCCAGCGCCGTCTTGGTGGTCATCCGATTTCCACCTGGGGCAGATGGGCAGACGAAAATCGAAACATTCGTTTCCCGAACGGCTTGATTCGCAGCCGAAGCCCAGTGTGCGTTGATGTTGTACTGCGACCACAGGGCATTCTGTTCCACGAACGGCAGCAGGAATACCAGATAGCTATGCGCCACCGAATACGACGTGATTCCCAATCGCGTCGCGGCGGCATTGATATTGCCACTGGCGGGAGTCGAGACGCCGCCCGGCGGGAAATAGCCGTTCTGCGTTTGGAAATTGTGCAACGCCAAGCCGATCTGCTTGAGGTTGTTTTGGCACTTCATGCGGGCGGCGGCTTCGCGCACTTTTTGCACCGCCGGCAGCAGCAAGCCGATGAGGATTGCAATAATCGCAATCACCACCAACAATTCGATCAGAGTAAACGCCGAGCGACGGCGGTTGAGACTCAACATGGGGATTCGATCCTTATGCTTTTCGATTCCGATACGATTCTTCCACCGGCGATCAGTCAACGTTCAGCACTTCACCATCGGCAATGAGGCAATAGCGGGCCCAGTTGGCCGAATCGATGCCATAACGCACGAAGCGCACCGAGCCATCGCCCAGCGCGGCGTTGAATCCGCCGGTATGCGAGCTACCGAAGCGAACCGACCAGAAGGTGGCAGCAGTCGATTTGGGATGCAGCGAATCGTCTTGCGGCACCAATTCCCCGAATCGGACGTGGTCTTGATCCCAACCGGAGTTGTTCCAACGTTCGTTATCGCCACCTGCGGAGCCAAGGGTGGTATGGTGGACTTGCTTTTCCCCCACCATGATCGTGTTGGTCAATCCATCGCTGACATCGGTCATGCGACGACGTTGTTCAATGGGGGCATCAATCGGCTTGGCACTGGTGGGATTCCGCCATTGCCGCACGAGCATCCCACGGGTGCCTTCTTCGCCCATCGTCCAGCCACCGTTGCCGGCGTAGTCGGATCGAGCGCCGTTGCTGTACACGGTCGGCTGACGACGCGACGGGCAATAGTAGGTGCGAATGGCTGCGTTGGCGACAACGGTGTCGTTCGTATTGTTGAAGACGTTTTCTTGTTCAATATACGGCAGAATGTAATACATCCAGGTCCAGCCGACGCGGGTGTTGGCCGAGCAGCAGTTCGTGTTGGGACCATCGGAACCGGCGGGCGGGAAGAACTGATTGGCGTCGTGGTAGTTGTGGAAGGCCAGGCCAATTTGCTTGAGGTTATTCTGGCACTGCATGCGGGCTGCGGCTTCTCGCACCTTTTGCACCGCTGGCAGCAGCAAGCCGATCAAAATTGCGATGATGGCAATCACCACCAACAACTCAATCAACGTAAATGCCGAGCGCCGCGAAAGAGGCTGTCGCATGAATACTCCATTCATCGGAGAAAATAAACAAAATGGCCCTCCAATCGGAGGGAACAAATCGCGGGCCACCGAAACTTTTTCAAGTCTGGCGGGTTAACGAAAAACTTATGAGACGTGAATGGGAGATTCGTGTAGGCGGAATGAAGATTCCAAGAAGAACAGTCTGGGACATGTCTCGATATCCAGACATGCCCCAATCCCTACGCCAGGAACGGCTGCGTGAGTTACGAATGAATTGCCTGTGAAACGACCTCAACTTCCTCGAAGATCTTGAATCGCTTGAAGAACTCCCTGAATCCGATTGTCTTTCAACGTCAGGCGTTGCGTTGATTTCCCGAGGCGAATTCCGATTCGATTCATCTTGCCTCGTGTTTCTTCGATCCGATTTTGAATGATTCGAATTTCTTCGGTTCCGCCTTGGACGTCGATGGCGATTCCGGCGTCTCCGCCACTGTCAACAATTTCATTTTCGAGGATCAAATTGCGGTGGCCTGCGAAACTCGGGCCACGCTCGGGGCGGAACAGGATGCCCACTTCGCCACTGGATTCGATCCGATTTTTGCGGATCAGGTTATCGGTATCGCGATGGCCAATCGAAATTCCGCTGCCACGATTGCCAATGCAGCGATTCTCTTCAGCGATGCCGTTCTTCACGCCCCAGCAAAAAAAAATCCCGATCTGATTTCGTTCCAAGCGGTTCCGTCGCATCACCGGCCGCTGCGACCCGCTGCCGGGGTGCATCCCCAGGCCGGAATGATCGTGACTATAACATTCCTCGACATGCACGTCATGACAAATCTGGAAAGAAATACCATCACCATGGTAATTGCCTGCGTCCACACGTTCGATGCGAATCCCACGGCAATCTTGGAGAAAGATACACCCGGCATAGTTGCCATCGAGTTCCGCATTCTTCGATCGATTGCCATCCAGCGTGAGATTGTCGATTTTCACCTGTTCCAGGAATTCGCCGGTGAGAATCGGAAAAAGTGTTTCGACCGTGCTATTGCCCAATTGCCAGAAATTCTCACGAACAGCGCGATCCAATTTGAATCGATTTCCACTCCGGGCCACGAGCGTGCGTTTGACCACCTGCATCGCCCCGCTGTGCGGTGATTTCGCCCGCAGACAGATCCCGTCGCCCACCCGAAATCCGCTGGCATCGGCCAAGGTAATCTCTTGATCGTACCAGTCGGTATCCGCCACCAACTTGGTGCCAATCGATGGCTCTTTGATGAGCACCGAATCGGCCCCACTCCCCTGCAATCGGATATTCGATGCCAGCGTGACGGCATTTCGCAATCGATAGACGCCGGGCAGAATTTTCACCGTGCCGCCACCGCGACGCGCCACCAGATCCACGGCCGCCTGAATGACCTTCTCATTGGTGCCGACAAGATCCGCGTCTTTGGTGCCGACCGTAATGGTCAAGCGTTCGTCCCAATTCGGCTCGATCGGATCGCCGGAAACCGCACGCGGAGCGGCCCGAGTCGGTTCCTCCGCATCCGCAGCGCGAATGCCTGCGAAGGCTGCCCCGGCTGCAAGCGATGCTCGAAGAAACTGCCGACGATGCGACAATTCCGATTGCGGGATGGAAGGATTTGAATTGGACACGAGATGCACTCCCGGAGAGACATGGGAAATCGGCGAGCGTGCCGATCATGCCACATCGGGAGTTCATCTGCAAGAATGTTCCGCGAAATGGAATTGCTGATCGCTCGACAGGCGATTCGCGGATCGCCCCACTCACGTCAAGCGATCACGAATCAATGACAAGGCGATCACACGGCCAACGGACCATCCAACGGATTAACGGGTGAGGCCGGTTGCGTCAGGCGGGCTTCCAGCTTGCGGATTTCCACCCACAGGGCATCCAAGGTTGGGGGCCGCTCGGCGGGATTCTTCGCCATCATGCGACGGACCAACTTCACAATGGAATCCGGGATTTCGGGTGCCGCATATTCCAAGGGTGGCGGTTCCGATTCGCGATGCAGCCGGATCATCTCCTTGGAGCTAATCGCGTGATACGGCATATGACCGGCCAACACATGGTAAAACACCACGCCGAGCGAATAGATGTCTGCCCGCGAATCAATATCGGAGTGGGGGTTGGCCTGTTCGGGGGCCATGTACGCTGCCGTGCCAATCGGGGCATCATCGTCGCATTCGGGGTCGCGCGCGTGGTTGCGATTCAGAGCCAGCCCCAAATCCGTGAGTTTGATCGCGCCATCCCGACCAATCAAGATATTCGCCGGCTTGACATCCCGATGCACCAGCCCAACTCGGGCAATTGCGTGCAGCCCCAGCGTCACCTGGCGAATCATCCGCAGGGCATTATCCCAGCGCATTCGTCCCGATTGCCGCAGCAAATCATCCAATGTCACCCCTTTGATGTATTCCATCACGAGGTACGGCCAATCGCCATGTTCTTCAAAGTCGTGAATCCGCACGACGTGGGGGTGATCCACCAGCGCCATCAATCGGGCCTCCATGCGAAAGTGATCGGCATAGAGTTGACGCTGGGTTGGATCTTCCGTGAGCGGAATCTTAATGGCCACATTGCGTTGCAGTTCGAGGTGAACCGCTTGGAACACAATGCTCGACGAACCGCGACCAATTTCGTTGAGCATCAAATAGCGGCCCCAGCGTTCACCGATGGCCGGAATCGTCCGTGGCCGTGATGTCGGAGTACCCGCTTGGTCAATCGACCTTGAGGAAGTTGGGAGCATAGTCCGCTCAATTCGGTCTTCAGGGTACGGATCGATGGGCAATTCAATGCGACCCAGTATTTTCAACAATGATTTGATTCTATCCCATTCATTTCTATTTTGGAAACGAGATTTCCCACTTCCCGCAAAAAATTCTGCTATCAGCAATATTTTATGCTCTCATCGAACATTCGGAGACAATCCATACAATCATCGCCAGAATGCTTGCCAGGAATTCTCGGCGGCGGCGAGACAATTGGGAATCCGCCTCCTATCTAAGGAGCAAGCAACAAGCGAAGTCCGGCAGCCTCATCCGCCGCCGCAGGATTCATCCATACCACACCGTGGGGGGAAGCGCGATGCAGTTCGATCTGGTATCGGCTCTGCTGGGATTGGTCGTCGGCGTGTCCAGTGTGATCGCCGTCATGATGGCGCAAAGTGGAGGCAACGTGGGCCAGGGACTCCGCCTGGGGCGTCGCGTCAAGACCGACCCCGAATTCGCCCGCAAACTGGAAGCGCTGCTGAATCCCCCGCCACCGCCGCCACCGGCTCCGGTAAAGCCGGACGGCACCCCCGTGCGATTGCTCGGTATCTTGCAGCGGGAAGCGCGGCTGGTCGATTTCTTGCTCGAAGATATTGCGCCGTATTCGGATGACCAAATCGGCTCCTCCGTGCGGGATATTCACCGCAAGGCCCAAGCGGCGCTCAAGGAATCGCTGACCTTTGAGCCGGTCATCACAGGCGAAGAAGGTGCGAGCGTGACCGTCGCCACCGGATTCGACCCCGCCGCCATTCGCTTGCTGGGCAATGTCGCGGGCAAACCCCCGTTCCAAGGAACGCTCCAACATCACGGCTGGCGTGTGAAAGTCGTCAAACTCCCGGCTCCTGCCGAAGGCCAAGACGAATTCGTCATCCATCCCGCCGAAGTCGAACTTCCCGGCGCATGATCGCCCGCACGATCGTGCGAAACCTCGCTAGTCGCTGACATCGACAGCAATCCCCACCGAATCCATCACCGATTCGGCGGGGATTTCGCATTTCGGAACACCTGCGCCAATCAATCATCTTGTTGCCGCGCCGGAGCCTCGTGGCCGAAACTCGACCTCACGAACAACCCCGCGTTATTGGCCTGCGACACCGTCACCGCCCGACCCAACGGCGGGACCCAGATCACCGATTCCCCCGGCTCGATTTTCGCAAACGACCGTACCGCCAACACTTGCGGCGGATTCCGCCCCTGGCCCGGCTTGAACAGCCCCACCCGAACGCCGACCAGTGGCAGCTTCGAAACATTCGTCAATCGCACCTGCATGGGCGGGCTGACGCGAAGATTGAACGGACCGCGTTCCCCATCCACAAATTCCCACATCAGACTGCCCTTGAGTGCCCGTTCAAAATCCTTCTTCCAAACTCGACGAAATTCGTCAAAGTGCGGATCGGCTCGGGCTTCCCGCTCGGTGACCTCTCCGGTCACGCCCATGGCAATCGTCAGCCATTTGAGCGTATCCTTTTTGATTGCTGGCACTTGCGAACAGAGCCGTGCCATATTGATGGCGAATCCCGGTGCTGATTCCAACCGCGTCGCCACCCGATTGGCCTCCGCCACCGCCGCCGATGAGCTACTGGCCTGGAACAGACACCACGCCTTCAGCGCAGTCAGCTTGCCTTGCGTCTCGCCGGATGCCCGCAGCGCTTCGCATTCGGCGATCAGTCGCGTCGCATAGGCCGCCGCCGGGTGCGGATACCGGCTCCAGATTTTGCCTTGGAAATCGAGTTTCGCCGCCTCGTGTGCCACCTGAGCCGCCACCGACAACAACAAAATGCGTTCCTGATTGTACGCCTCGGCATCCGGCAACAATCGCAGGTCGGCCACAATGTCATCCGCCAGCTTCAGCATCGCAAACGCGGAATTCGTCGTATCCGCTTCCTGCCCCAGGACTTGGCACCGCGCCAAGGCCAGCTTCACACGCAGATACGGATTCTTCTGCCCATCGGGATGCTTCAGCCGACTGGCGTATTCCTTCTCCAGCCCGTTCCAATCCGGCATCGGACGATCCGACGACTTCATCAACCGAGCCGTGCGATCGATCACCTCATCGAATTCATACGCATTCATCTGCAATGCCGCTTGACAATGCTGGGCCAACTTGCCTTGCACCCGCTTCAGCCCGCGCAGCAGATCCGACTTGGTCCCTTCCGCCGCCGCTGCCAACTTGTCTTCCAACTCCCGACGCACGGCCATCGCCTTCTTGCGAACCGCGAGATTCTCTTCGGCCAACTGGATGTATTTCTCCACATCTACCGAATCGTCATCGCGTTGCAGCTTTAACCGAACATCATTCGCCAGGTAAATTCCGGTCTTGGTATCAATGGTGCGAAGTTCGGCCTGCATGGTGGTATGCGCGGTGGCCAGATCCGCATTCACCTCGGCGAGCGTAGCGACCCACCGACGTTCGTAGCCTTCAAACTCCTCGGCCAACTCGACAATACTGCTGAAGCCGTTCACGCGCTCCGCATCCACAGTCCGCCGACTCAGCAGGCTCAGCCAGCGTTTCGCATCCTGTTTGAGCATTGGCATCCGGGGCGGAAACATGACCTGATTGACCGGGAGTTTCTCGACAAACCGTTGCGACTGACGCAGCGACAGGATGAATTCCTCGAACGCAAAGCCGATCAACTGATCTTCCGTGGGCCGATTCGCAGCCGGGGCCGACGCCAAATCAATCGTCGGGGGCGGCACAAACGCCCCGACAAAGCGCTTGGGCTTGCGCTCCTCGGTCGCCACATGCTGCCAAGTCGTCACGCGATCGCCTTGCCGAATTTGAATCGATTCGATCTTGCTCGTCGGATCATCCGCACGAATATCTCGCCAACTGGTGGTGATCTTGCCGCGCCGATTCGGATCGTATTCCCGGTAGACAAGCCGCGTGGGGGTCAGCCACATCAACAGCACCGGATTTCGCTTGATCTCGCCATCGTGGTTGGTCGCAATCGTCGCTTCGATCGGGCCAAAGCAGAGCACATCCGCAAACGGCGTTGGCTCATCAGCCCGAATCATTCCGGGAGACAGAATCGCCAGCACCATCGGCACCGCGTATCGCATCCAAGTTCGCATGGTTCGCTTCCATAAGAATCAATCAAGTCGAACACAAACGACCATTCATTTGTCTTCTCCTCGGTCCCCAAAATACGGTCGAGGGTTCCGCAAGTGACAGGAATGGGCCAAAATTGCGGAACCTGCCGTGAAAACGCAGATTCGGGGGAGGTGCGGCCGTCGAATTGGCCCAGTTCGGACGAACTGGCATAGATTTTTCCGCCGACTCCGCGTAGAGATCCCACTTGGACTGGGCGTTCCTCGCGGAGGATGAGCCGTGACGACGGAGTTGGTCAGCGAAAAAATTATCGAGACAGACCATCTCACCAAGATCTATCAGAATCGCCAGATCGCCCTCAACGATGTCACCTTGACCATCGAAAAGGGTTGGATTCTGGGCCTGCTAGGTCCCAATGGGGCGGGAAAAACCACGTTTCTGCGGCTGGTGCTGGGATTGCACCGGCCGACAGCGGGGACCGTCCGCGTCTTCGGCCAACCGATGACTCCGAACGCCGCCATGCTGCGACGCCGCATCGGCTACATCCCCACCAATCCCAAATTTCCACCGGGGATGACGCCGATTACCTACTTGGACTACATTGCCCGACTCTTCGGCCTCCCCAGTTCGATTCGCAAACCGCGACTGGCATCGCTGATTCGTGCAGTCGATCTGCTGCGACACTCCGGAGAGCCGATTGCGAACTTTTCCGTGGGCATGAACGCCCGACTCGCCGTCGCCGCCAGCCTCATCAACAAGCCCGACTTGCTGATCTGGGACGAACCGACGCACGGGTTGGACATCGAAGCGCGTCGTGGCATGCTCGAATTGATCAAAACATTAGCAGACGACAAGACCATCATCCTCTCCAGCCACAATCTGAGCGATGTCGATGAAGTCTGCAACCACGCCGCCGTGCTCAGCCAAGGGCAACTCATCTTCAGCGATTCGCTGCAAGAACTGAAGGGCCGCATTCGCAAGAATCACTACGAATTGGACCTGGACGGCGAGCAAAAAGCGATCACCAAGGTGATGACGCAACTCAAGACCATCGGCGACTTTAAGCTTGTCAACCTTCGGGGCCGACGTTTGGAATTGCGACTCTCCGACGATGCCTCCAATACCGGACTATTGGGCCAACTGTTCCAAATGCTGCACGATAGCAAAGTGTCGTTGATTAGCATTCGCAGCGTGGGCCAGCAGACCGAACAGGCGTTCCTGGATTTGGTCGAGAAGGAAGAATCTCGCGGATTTATCCGACTATACGATCAATCGGAAGCGGCATAATCCCATCAAAGGAATTCTGTCATGGAATCGACTTCACCGGTGACGTTGCCGATGCCTCGTTATCATCGGTGGCTGCCGTATTTCGCCGTCTTGCAAACGGATATTCGTCAGACGCTCCGCAGTTGGATTTTCCGTCTTTGGCTGCTCGTAACCGTTGGTGCAGCCGTGGGTTACATTCTGTACAAACTCGGCATCTACCGCGAAGCCGGGCTGATTCAGAAAGCCTCGATTCTCACCACCGACTTGATTCGCGGCATCATCTACGGCAGCATGGCGATGATTGCCATGCTCACCGTCTCCAGCATCGCCTCGGAGCGCGGCACGCTCGCCGATAGCGTCCTTTGCCGTGGCATCAGTCGCTCGCAATACTATCTCGCCAAGTGGCACGCACGTCTGATTGTCATCCTCGGCACATTTTCGCTCATTAGCCTAGGCGTCTTTGTTAGTGCCATCACCTTCATCAACGAAGAATTGTCCTGGCGCGGCGGACTGACGGCGATCTTACTGTTGACGATGCTGCTGGCCTCGATGGTCTCCATGGGCGTGGCGATTAGCGGCATGTGCCATTCGTCCATCATGGGAATCAGCATTTTATTGTTGATCCTCTACGGCGGCAGCTTCGCCCTGCAATTGCTCCCCGACTCGGTCCCGTCCCCGGATCGACTTCTGGCCATGATGCCCACTCTGCTTCGTGGGCAGATGGATTCCAACATGATTACCACCGTGCTCACCAGTTCGCTCGTGCTGTCACTGGCGACGGGGTTCGGTGGGTTGATCGGGTTCACCCGCCGCGATTTGTGATTCCAATCGGTTTGTTGGAATTTTCGCTAGTCAGCATCGGTTCTGCTCCGTATCCTGTGTACAGATTATCCGTGCAGGGCGGGGGCAATTGCTGGCATGAGCGAAATTACGTATCGGGACGCGGGACTTAATCTGGACACCTACGAGGAAACCCTCGAAGGCATTCGCCCGCTGATGCTTCGCACCCAGGATCGCACGCGGGTGCTTGATGGCTTTGGTGGCTTTGCCAGCCTATTTGACCTCGATCCCAATCGCTGGCTGTTCAACCGCAAATATCGTAAGCCCGTCCTGGTCACCTGCACCGACGGCGTCGGCACCAAGCTGAAAATCGCCACGATGATGGACCGCTACGAAACGGTCGGCATCGACCTCGTCGCCATGTCCGTCAACGACGCGCTCTGCACCGGGGCCGAGCCGCTCGTCTTCCTCGACTACCTCGCCATGCCCAAAGACGATCCCACGCTCACCAAGCGGCTGATGGTCGGCATGAGCGAAGGCTGCATGCAGGCCCAATGCTCACTTACGGGCGGCGAGACGGCCATTCTGCCCGATTTCTATGCACCCGGCGATTTTGACATGGCCGGCTTCTGCGTCGGCGTCGTGGACAAAGACCGCATCATCGACGGCAAACAAATCCAAGTCGGCGACGCCGTCATCGGCCTGGAATCCAGCGGCATTCATTCCAACGGTTACAGCCTCGTTCGCAAGCTCGCTTTCGACATCGCCAAACTCGGCGTTCACGATCGCGTCCCCGAACTCAGTCAAACCGTGGGCGAAACGCTGCTCACCCCCACCCGAATCTACGTTCAAGCAGTGCATGCCATCCTGCGGAATTACCCCGTGAAAAAACGGGTCGTTCGTGGCTTGGCCCACATCACCGGCGGCGGATTGGTGGACAACGTCCCCCGAATCCTCCCCCCCGGTCGCCGCGTCTTCCTGAAGCGCGGCTCGTGGCCCATTCCGCCAGTCTTCACCTGGCTGCAAGGCATCGGCAATGTTCCGCAGGCCGAAATGGACCGCGTTTTCAATATGGGCATCGGGTTTGTCATGGTCGTCGCCCCCTATTTCGCGGAGAGCATCATCCGCCAACTCGCCGCCGAGGGAGTCCCTGCTCACCTCATCGGCGAAGTCCGAGAAGGCGAACCGGCCGTGGAATGGGTCAGCTAATTGCTTGGTTTACTTGCACTCCGTGCCTCATTCTGAACAGTCGCCAAAGTGGGGTTGGCCGCCTTCTGTGCCAAACCCCGTTCAATTCTACGGGATTGTTCCGGATTCTGCCGAAATTTGTGATTCCGGCCTGAAAATTGCACGGCATGACGCCAGGTGAATCGAATCAACCAGACGGCACGTTCTGCCCCCTCTCCCGGGTTGTCGGGCGGATCGATGGACCTTGAGGTTCTTATGCCCAGCTTGCAAGCGATGGCGACTCGCACGAGTTTATTTCGCAACTACTCCATGGTGGGATTCGATGAGATGTTTGACCAATTCGGTCAAACCCGTCCCCACTATTTTCCGATGCTCGAACAACTTGAGCAACTCGGACGCAGCAGCCTGGAAGAACAGGCGCGACTTGCCGACAACATGATGCGGCAACAAGGGATTACCTTCACCGTCTACGGCCGAAGCCAAGGCGTCGATCGCATCATCCCCTTCGACCCCATCCCCCGCATCATCCCGCACGATGAGTGGGCGATGATCGAAGCCGGGCTGAAACAACGAGTCCACGCCCTCAATCTGTTCGTCCACGACGTTTACCACGATCGTCGCATTCTGAAAGATGGCTGGGTGCCAGCCGACCTCGTCCTCGGTGCCTCCGGGTATCGCCGCGAGATGAACGGCATTCAAGTGCCACAGGATATTTATATCCACATCTCCGGAATCGACCTGATTCGCGGTGCCGACGGTCAGTACATGGTGCTGGAAGACAATTGCCGCACCCCCTCCGGCGTGAGCTATGTGCTCAAAAACCGCGAGCTGATGAAGCAGGCCTTCCCGTCGCTGTTTGAATCGTACAGCGTGCAGCCGGTGGATGATTACGCCGCCAATCTGCTCGACGTGCTGCGATTTGCCGCGCCACCCGATAAAGCCGATCCGAATATCGTCATCCTCACGCCCGGTGTCTACAACTCCGCCTATTACGAACACAGCTTCCTTGCCCGACAAATGGGCATCGAGCTGGTCGAAGGCCGCGACTTGGTGCTCGACAACGGCAACGTGTTCATGCGAACGACCCGCGGCTTGGAACGCGTCGATGTCATCTACCGCCGCGTCGATGATGACTTCCTCGACCCGCTTAACTTCCGCCGTGATAGCCAGTTAGGCGTCGCCGGCCTCATGGGTGCCTATCGCGCCGGTCGAATCGGCCTGGCCAACGCCGTCGGCCCCGGCGTCGTCGATGACAAGGGCATCTACCCGTTTGTCCCCGACATTATCCGCTATTATCTGGGCGAAGATCCGATTCTCCCGAATGTCGAAACATTCCGACCGCTGATCCCCAGCCATCGCTCGCATATTCTGGCGAACCTCGACAAACTGGTCGTCAAGGCGGTCGATGCCTCGGGTGGTTATGGCATGCTCATCGGCCCCGCTTCGACCCGCGAACAGCAAGACGAATTTGCCCGCAAGATCGAAGCCAACCCGCGAGGCTACATCGCCCAACCGACGATTTCGCTCAGCCAACACCCCACACTCGTGGACGGCGGGAAACTCGAAGGCCGACATATCGACCTGCGCCCCTTCGTGCTCTACGGCCGCGAAATCAAAGTCCTCCAAGGCGGCCTGACCCGAGTCGCGCTCCCCAAAGGAAGCCTCGTCGTCAACAGCTCTCAAGGCGGCGGCACCAAAGATACCTGGGTTCTCCGCGGCCCCCGCAGCGAATCCCCATCCACCGCCGTCACCATGATGCAACAACAATCCCAAACCCAATCCACCTAATCCCTTCCATTCAGTAGGTGTGTCGGTGTGTGGGTCGCGGTCTGTGGGAGTGGAGTGGGACGCGGTCTGTGGGAGTGATGGAAGGGGCTCTGCCCCTGGCCCCCGGCCAAGGGACTTGAAAGCCCCTTGGCAATCCCCAGCTTCGCTCCGATCATTTTTCGGGGCGATCGATTGACTGCGTCACCTCGCTCACCCCGAAAAATGCTCCTCGCGGGGGGCCACCTCTGGGGCTTTTAGGCGAGGAACTACCGCTGGCTGACGCCCCTTTTTCAGG
This DNA window, taken from Tuwongella immobilis, encodes the following:
- a CDS encoding circularly permuted type 2 ATP-grasp protein yields the protein MPSLQAMATRTSLFRNYSMVGFDEMFDQFGQTRPHYFPMLEQLEQLGRSSLEEQARLADNMMRQQGITFTVYGRSQGVDRIIPFDPIPRIIPHDEWAMIEAGLKQRVHALNLFVHDVYHDRRILKDGWVPADLVLGASGYRREMNGIQVPQDIYIHISGIDLIRGADGQYMVLEDNCRTPSGVSYVLKNRELMKQAFPSLFESYSVQPVDDYAANLLDVLRFAAPPDKADPNIVILTPGVYNSAYYEHSFLARQMGIELVEGRDLVLDNGNVFMRTTRGLERVDVIYRRVDDDFLDPLNFRRDSQLGVAGLMGAYRAGRIGLANAVGPGVVDDKGIYPFVPDIIRYYLGEDPILPNVETFRPLIPSHRSHILANLDKLVVKAVDASGGYGMLIGPASTREQQDEFARKIEANPRGYIAQPTISLSQHPTLVDGGKLEGRHIDLRPFVLYGREIKVLQGGLTRVALPKGSLVVNSSQGGGTKDTWVLRGPRSESPSTAVTMMQQQSQTQST